A window of Solanum stenotomum isolate F172 chromosome 9, ASM1918654v1, whole genome shotgun sequence genomic DNA:
ACTAAGCAATTACCCACTCATAATCATCAACTTTGTACCCATCACCCTTCTATATGTTAATTCTATCCAGGAATAACTGCAACACCGATAATTCTAAATCCATAAAGCACATTATATTTGTTCCTAAATCGACAAAGCACGTCTTTCTTTATGGAATCCAAAATGCATCTATGAGTACAAAGGGTCTAAACAAACCTCTAATGAAGTGTGAATATATTGGTCTTTGATCAACTGTTTctagttatttaatatgaaagaTGAACATCATTGCTTCTATGCTCCAATAAGCGAAGCTCAACTTGCATATAGAACAAGCTCATCCCTCCCCCAAACACACACACTCACAATTGCAACACAATGCAGTTAAATGACATCATACCTCGCATCTGGAGGGTTCAACACTTCCTCGTGTTGGCGAGGCCAAACTTGAGGCAACCCGATGTCTTTGTGGGCAATGTATAGCCTCTGAAAGTAGCTGGATGAACAAGTAACCTGTATTGAGTTATGATGCAATTTTTGATGCTTATAGGCAGCATCTCGACCAATAGAATGACAGTACACATAAAAATGATCAGCACCACCAGAAGCATTCCAAAAACTAAACTGTGAACTAACTCTATCAGTATATCCAGCAACAAAATCTTCAATCGCGGAGGCAGAATGCACACGAGGGTGATTTCGCATAATGTTAACCGAAAAGGGCATAAAGTAAAAATGAGCCTCTTCTGGTTTCTTAGTAACAAATGAACTACCCAAAAGAGCAATCTTGAACATGTGTTCACTAAAGTAATTTCCTAATTTGGGATCAAAGGGGTTTGTATGTGGAATAAAAATACTAGAAAAAGTCGAAAACTTGTTACTCATAAAAGCATCAGGATACACAAATatcttaagggttttcatcattTCTTCATAATCAGCAGCAAATAACTCCCAATCATGATAAGGACTAACACTAGTTGACAAAATTTCACTTTTGTTAGACCTAGTTTTCACCTTCATTGGTTCAAGATTCTGCATTCCCACTTTCTCTTTAACATCAAACTGAACAAAGACTCCATTTTTATGTATgaaattcttcatttttgtttgtaCCATTAGTAAAACACACACCATTACAACTACAATCAACATTACAGAAAAGGGTCTGAGAAAACCCCAccatttta
This region includes:
- the LOC125876051 gene encoding probable glycosyltransferase At3g07620 yields the protein MGFCAYRKSFKLLKWWGFLRPFSVMLIVVVMVCVLLMVQTKMKNFIHKNGVFVQFDVKEKVGMQNLEPMKVKTRSNKSEILSTSVSPYHDWELFAADYEEMMKTLKIFVYPDAFMSNKFSTFSSIFIPHTNPFDPKLGNYFSEHMFKIALLGSSFVTKKPEEAHFYFMPFSVNIMRNHPRVHSASAIEDFVAGYTDRVSSQFSFWNASGGADHFYVYCHSIGRDAAYKHQKLHHNSIQVTCSSSYFQRLYIAHKDIGLPQVWPRQHEEVLNPPDARHKLVFFAGRVQNSLARRDLLELWKNDSSFDIFSGSSSFPYKEGFRRSRYCLHVKGYEVNTARVSDAILYGCVPVLISNYYDLPLANILDWSKFSIIVNERDVPHLKKILLSVPKQTYLNMYKNLGIVRRHFAWYSSPKKYDSFHMIVYQLWLKRGLHRVDW